Genomic segment of Betaproteobacteria bacterium:
CCTCGCCTCCGACGACGATGCCCGCTTCGACAGCGAGGTTGCACTCGATGCGAGCACGATCGAGCCCATGGCCACCTGGGGCACGAGCCCCGAGCATGGGGTCGGCGTGACGGGCGTCGTTCCGGATCCCTCGCAGCAACGCGATGCAGCCCGGCGCGGCAGCATGGAGAAGGCGCTGCTTTACATGGACCTCGCACCCGGCCAGCCGATCGCGGGCCTCGCGATCGACCGCGTGTTCATCGGCTCGTGCACCAACAGCCGCCTCGAGGACCTTCGCGCGGCCGCCGAGGTCGTGCGCGGACGCAAGGCCGTGGTGCCTGCGATGGTGGTGCCCGGCTCCGGTCTCGTGAAGCGCGCCGCCGAGGCCGAGGGGCTCGACCGCGTCTTTCTCGAGGCAGGCTTCGACTGGCGCGACGCCGGTTGCTCGATGTGCGTCGGCATGAATGGCGACCTGGTGGAGGCGGGGCAGCGCTGCGCCTCGACCTCCAACCGCAACTTCGAGGGCCGGCAGGGCAAGGGCGCGCGCACGCACCTGATGAGCCCCGCCATGGCCGCAGCCGCAGCGGTCACCGGCAGGATCACCGATGTGCGCAGGCTGATCTCCCGTCCCAACGTGCAAGGGTAGCCGCATGGACCCCTTCACCAGCCTCACCGCCGTCGCCGTCCCGCTCGATATCGTGAACGTCGATACGGACCGCATCGTTCCCGCGCGCTTCCTGCGCAAGCCGCGCTCCGCCGGCTACGAAAACTTTCTCTTCCACGACCTGCGCGAGAGCGAGCCGGATTTCGTGCTCGACCGCCCCGGATACCGCGACGCGAAGATCCTGGTCGCCGCCGAGAACTTCGGCTGCGGCTCCTCGCGCGAAGCCGCTGTCTGGGCCCTCGCCGGCCGGGGACTGCGCGCCTGGATCGCGCCTTCGTTCGGCGACATCTTCCTCGAGAACTCCTTCAAGAACGGCGTGCTGGCGATCACGCTCCCGAACGAGCGCGTCGCGGCCATCCGCGCCCTCCTGACGGCGAACCCGGGCGTCGAACTCACGATCGACCTTCCGTCGCAGACGCTGCGACTGCCGGACGGATGCGTCGTTGGATTCGAGGTCGATCCCTTCCGGAAGGAATGCCTGCTCGCGGGCGTCGACGAGATCGACCTCACGCTGCGCTACGAGAAGGAAGTCGCCGCCTACGAGTTGCGCCAGCGCGAGGAGACGCCCTGGCTCGTGGGGACGACCTGATCTCAACGCCGGAGGGTGATTTTCCCAATCACTGCGTGCCGGCCGCGACATCCGCCTTCCGGGGCGCCTGCTCGACGCTCTGCCGCATATCGCAATCGGGTAGCAACGCGCCGATGGCAAAGGGCCTGTCTTTCGACAAGCCCTTGAATAAATGGCGCGCCCGTCACGATTCGAACCTCGATCCCCTGGTTCGTCGAGGTAGCCGTCAACCCTTGACATCAATCACTTGTAGCGCTTGCCAACAGTCGCCCCTGGCGGATGGCATTGCACAAAGTGTTAGAACCGAAGGACCAACGGGGCTGACCTACGCCGCATTCGCGGCCGCTTTCCTCGTGGCGATCTTTGCAGTGGCGCTCGATTCCGCGGAGAAGGCTTTTCCCATCTACGCGATCTGCTTCGGCATCGCTTGCGCATTGGGAACCTTGCGCGAATCCATTATCCGTATACGCGTGGGTCATTCCGCATTCGTCTGCGAATACCTGCCGGGAAATCGAACAGCTCGCTATTCCGACGTCATCGACATGAATGTCGAAACGAGATACGTCGGGTGAACCTTTCACCGGCAGGTAGCGGTGATTGTGATCACAAGGCGTCACGGGTTTTCCGTTGTGCTGCGTCATTTCGATGAAAACATCGGCGATGCGTTCGGTGCGCTCCAGCGCAGATGGTCCGCCTGGATGGACCGTGTGCACCTACGTTGGCGCAAACAGCTCCCGTTGGAGCTCTTGATACCTTCGGCTCGTGAACATCGCCACTTCATTGCTATTCAGTCACTTAGAACGTCGCGCCAAATCTCGTCCAATCAGGACCCCCGCATCCAATTGCCGCACAACTAGGACCCGGACAAATCTCCCACAAAACATGGATATGATGCCCCCACTTTTTTCGGCGTATGCTCGACCGATTCCGATCTTACTACCCAAGGAGAATAGAAATGAGCAACCTCATTCGGCTTCTGGCTCTGGTAGCAGTCTCGCTTGCCCCATTGGCGGCGTGCGCGGGTTCGGAAGAGGAAGCAAATGCGCTCCTTGACCGCTGGTCGGCGGCATACAGTTCCAATGACCCGGAGGCAATCGCAAGGACTTATTCGCCTGACGGCATTCTTCTGGGAACCGTGAGTCCTGTCATATCCATTGGAACCGAGGCCATCAAGAAATACTTCTCGGCGTCGAAGGGAAGTGGCAACAAGAACGCGATCCAGGAAAGGCACACGATTGTGCTCGGCGACGACGCGGTACTCGTCACGGGCTTTTACGAGTTCACCGGGTCGACTGACGGCAAGGCGTGGGCTCGGCCGTCGCGCTACACCATGCTCGTGACGAAGCGCGGTGGCGAATGGCTCATCGCGCATCACCATTCTTCGCCTCACGTCTTGCCGAAGCAGTGAGTCCGCCTTGCCGAATCGTGGGTGTAGGGATCGTCCCCGCAGAGGTTCCCGCGCCCGCCAATTGAAAATGGGCCAGTCTTGCGACCGGCCCATTCGTGTTTCTGGCGCGCCCGGCAGGATTCGAACCCACGACCCCCTGGTTCTCAGGCGCCGACTGGGCAAGCCGCCTCACTCGTTCCATCAAAAACTTGCAGCGCTTGCCACCAATCGCGCCCAATCAAAGCCAATGCAGCCCAATGGCGCGGAGCGGGCTACCGGACCTCTTGCGGCATCAGTACGGCGGATTGACGACGGTATACTGCGATCCCTGCGGGGCATACCAGGTGCCACCGCATTGCTGATACACCATGCCGCCATAATTGACCGGAACGCAATTGGCCGGCACGGTGGCCACCATCGAGCCGACCGCGGCAGCCGTCACGGCCACCGCGCTGCCGACCACCGCCGCGGCTGCGACCGGATGATCCCAGCCGCCGCAACGACCCGTGCAGTCCACGTTCACGTTAACGTTTTTCTGTGCGTTGACGTTGTTGACGCTGGTGTTGCGCACCTCGTTCGTGCGCGCATCGGCCTTGCTGTTGTTGGCCTGCGCGCCCTGCCTGTCGCTGGCGCCACGATCCCCGCCGGCGCGCGCACCGGCTGCCCCACCACCCCCCCCACCCCCACCGCCGCGGCGCTGCGCTTCCGCGAGGGGTGCCATGACGAAGCTCGCCAGCATGGCGGCGGCCGCCGAGGCCAGGACCAGTTTGCTCATTGACGTTTTCATGTCCGCTCCTCTACTTTGCCTTGCGCTCGATGACGTCGATCTTCTTCGCCCCCTGGGGCGGCGTGAACGTGAAGGTCGAGTCCTTGAACGCGGGCTTCAGGTTCCAGCTGATCATCGAGACCGACTGCGGACGGGCTTCGTCGGCGCGGTTCGTGATCACGACCTTGCGCGGCAGCGGCTGGTCCCCGGTGGTGATCCAGATCTGCCAGTCGATGGTGCCCTGACGGAAGGCGTAGTGGTCGCAAAGATCCTTCCCGATGAAATCCTGGCCGGCGTTCATCGCCGAATCGATCTTGTCGAGCGGAGCGCCGGGGGTTCCCCAGCGGAAGAGATCCTCGAGCGGCAGCTCAATGCCGTACTTTTCCTCGAGCCTTCCGATCAGGTCTCCGATCGAGCCGGCGAATTCGACGGTCGAATAGAACTTCTGCGCGGGCGCATAGAGCGTCACCGTCTTGCCGTCAGAAGAAAAGCTGGCGATCGGCGCGGGCGCTGGACATCCTGGCGCGCAGCTTCGAGGGGCGTACCACGTCCAGATCCGCCTTGGCGGTATGCTGAAGCTTTTCGCCATCCTTCAGAACCCGCTCACCCGTGAGTTCCGTGGACACGCTGAAGCGCCTGAGCTTCTGCAGGTGGAAACCCATGTCCTTGAGGGCCTGGACAGATGCCGGATCGACCGCGCCCGCGGCGGACTTGGCGCCAGCTGACGGTGGGGTCTGCGCATACGTACCTGCTGCCGCGCATGAAATCGCAAGCAGGACGAGAACGAGTACTCTTTGTTGCATGGTTACCTCCGCGTCGCGAAAGGATGCCCGGGGCAATGGCTTCGATCGGGCCAGCGGGATTGTCCTCCGATTCATGCCGTGAGGCTATTGACCCTTGGCGCCAAGGGACCGCGCGACGTGGCGGCGGCATGCGGCTCGTCCTCGACCGTCAGGACTCCTGCGACGTCTTTCCCTCCGCCGACGCCCCTCGTGCCTGGTAACGCTCCATCACCTCCCGTGCGTTGAAAAGCAGCCGATCGTGGCCGAGCTTCTGGTCAAGCCCGGCATGGCGGACGACCTCGAGCACGCCGGGGTTCAGTCCTGCGAGCCACACCTCGGTGCCGGCCTGCGCCCACCGTTGCTCCCCCTCCATCAGCATTTGCAGCGCCGAATATTCGAGATCGGAAACGCGGCTCATGTCCAATGCCAGCACGCGCGGCTTGTGCTGCGCGACCAGCTCCCGGACTCGGTCGGCGACGTACTGCGCGTTGACGAAGAAGAGGCGCCCCTCCGGCCGCACGATCAGCAGGCCCTCGAAGGTCTCGTCGTCCGGGTGCTCGGGCGACATCGGTCGCAGCACGTCGGCTCCGCGCTTGCGGCCGATGACCGACACGCGCGGATGCGCCGTCTGAATGGCCAGCCCGATCATCGATACGATAATCGCCACGACGATGCCATTGAGCGTGCCGAATACGAGTACGCCCGCGCAGGCGACGAGCGCCCAGCGAAACTCCATGCTGCGCACCCCACGGATGGCGCGGAACTCCGTGGGCTGGATCAGCCCGACCGAGTAGACGATCACCACCGCCGCCAGCGTCGCGTTAGGAAGAAGCCCGAGGATCGGGGCCAGCAGCAGCATGGTGGCGAGCGCTGCGGCCGCGGTGACCAGCGAGGCCTTCTGCGACCTTCCACCCGCAGATCGCACGACCGCGGTCTGCGAGGTGCCGCCACCGGCCGGCATCGCGCCGAGGAACGCGCCGCCCAGGTTCGCAACGCCCGTGGCGACCAGTTCGCGGTTGGCGTCGATAGGCGGATCGTTTGGCCGCGCAAAGGCTCTACCGGCAGCGATCGTTTCGGTAAAGCTCATCAGCGCGATGCCGAGTGCCCCCGGCGCCAGGACAGCGATCAGCCCCAGGTCGGGCAGCGTTACCGGCGGCAGGCCCTGTGGAATCAGCCCGACGGTCGACACACCGAGCGCATGCAGGCCGAAGTACCACGATGCCGCAATGGCCCCGCCGACGGCCACGAGCGGCGCGGGAGAGTGCGGCTTCCACCGCTCCATGCCGATCAGCACCGCGAACGTTGCCACCGCAATCGCCAGCGTGATCGGCGACGTCTGCGGCAGGTGGTGCGCAACGCTTGCGACGTCGCGGAAGAATCCCTGCTTGTCGATATGGACGCCGAGCAGCTTCGGCACCTGGTCGAGCACGATCACCAGCCCGATTCCCGCCTTGAAACCGGTCAGCACCGGCGAGGAGATGAAGTTGGCAACGACGCCCAGCCGCAGCAGTCGCGCCGCGAGCAGCATCGCGCCGACTAGCGCGGTGAGCGTGGCGGTGGCGGTGACGAGCCTGGCCGGATCGCCATCGGGCACGGCCAGGCCAAGCTGCGTGCCGGCGAGAATCGCCAGCGTGGTCGTGGAGCTGACACTCAGCACGCGCGAGGTGCCGAGCAGCGCGTAGATCGCCATCGGGATCAGGGATGTGTAAAGCCCGACCGACACTGGAAGTCCAGCCACGGTCGCATACGCCATCGCCTTGGGAAGAACAACGGCTGCGGCCGTCAGGCCGGCGACCACGTCGAATCGAATGGCGCCCATGGCAGGCGTCGGTTGCGGCAAGTCACTGTTCATGGCGAATTTTATGGACGGCCGGCAGCGCAAACAGGCGATTCCCGGTGGCGCCGGCGCTCAACCGGCCGCCTGCTCCTCCTTCAATCTTGCCGTGAAAAACTCCAGCGCCGTCCTGGTTTTCGGCTCCTGGGCGGCGCCGATCGCGATGCCGCATCGGGCAAGGTAGGCGCGGAACTCTGCCGCCGCCTGGAAGGCGTTCTCCGGCAGGGATTTCGTGGAAATCTCGAGGATGCGCGAACCGTCGGGATAGAACCACAATTCGACAGTGATGCGCCCGTCGAAGTCCTTGGGCTGGTGCCTCGCCTTGAGCAGGAACGTCGGGCCGAGGATGGCCAGCTCGTCCATCGTGACGTCCTTCGGTGCGTGCGCATCGTAGAAGGCACGCTGCTCCTTGGAGAACAGAGACCGGAGGGACTTCCCGCCTTCGATCACTTCGAGCACCTCCCGTCCCGTGCAGACACCCTTGTATGACGCCGAGCAGACGAAGCCGCCCGGCATCACATCCACCTCGACCTTGAAAGCTGCCGAACGGCGCAACTCCGAATCGATTGTGGCCGTATCCACCGGCCGCAGCTTGACGACCGTATCGGCCTTGCCGCCCTGGGTGCGCCGGGCGCGGACGACTACGCCGGCCTTGCTGAGGGCGAGGTCCGGCGTGTCGAAGAAGTACGCCTGCCGCGGCTGTGCCTCCACCGGGTCGAGGCCGATGCTCTTGATCGTCGCGCCGTGTCGTGGGGCGGGAACGGAAAGCTTCATCTCGACGCTGCCGGCGCCCTTGATGAGGCGAAGGACCTCGGCGAGTTGCGCGCCCGTCAGCGGGCCCGGCGCAACCGGCACGGCTTTCGCACGCTTGGAAGCCTTGGCGGGTCTGGCACGCTTCGCCATCGCGGGGGCTTTCCGGGTTGTTGTGGTCTTCCGGGTTCTTGTCGCGTTCACGGTCGATTTCCCTATCTGCACCTTCAGCAAGGCCTGTCGTTGATTGTGCGCGCTTTGGCGGCGCGAGTTCGCGTCATCCGTCGAATCGCTCGGCCAGCACGCCGTGGCGCAGCCCGCGGTCGCTAACCGTAAAGCTCTCCTGGGAAAGCTTTTCCATCACCGTACGCACGATGCAGGCGCCTGCGAGAATCACCTCCGCCCGCTTCGGTTGCAGGCCGACGACAGCCCGGCGAGCGTCCGCGTCACGCGACCGGTAGAGCTCGATCTGCCGGTCGATCTCGGCGCGGTCGAGGACGGCACCCTGCACGACGGTGGGGTCGTAGGCGGCCAACTGGTGCCGGACCGCGGTAATGTTGGTCACCACGCCCCCCATGGCCACCATGGCGTCGGGAACCGGTCGACCGTCAATGCGCGCGAGGTCCGCCGCAATCGACGCCAACGCGTCGCGCACCACGTCGGCCGATACGGCCTTGTCGAGCCGGAAGCGTTCCGTGTAGCGGACCGCCCCGACATTCACGCTGAATTGCTCGTCCACGCGCCCGTCGTTTCCGAACGTGATCTGCGAGCTGCCGCCGCCGGTATCGAACACGACGACCGAGCCCTTGCCGAACGCGAGGCCGGCCTGCGCCCCGAGGTAGGCCAACCGCCCCTCTTCCTCGCCGGAAATCACCTCGACGCGCACGCCAGTCCGCGCCTCGATGGCCGCGATGACATCGGCTGCGTTCGATGCCATCCGGAGCCCGGCAGTGCCGACGGCCGCGATGGCGCGCACGCCCCCGCGCTTCGCCTCATCGACCATGGCGGCAATGGCGGTGACCGTACGATCGCGGGCGGCATCGAGGATCTTTCCGCCCTCCACCAGGCCCTCGCCAAGGCGCGTCACCTCGGCACCGTCGGAGACCGTGCGCCACCGACCGTCGGCGCCACGTTCACCGATATGGAACTTGATCGAGTTGGTGCCCGCATCGATCACGGCATAGCGCGTCGGCGCATCGTCGATCAGCGTCGCGAGGCCGACGGGATAGCTCGTGTTCATATAGCCGCCCAGGCCCAGATCGCGGACGGCGCGAAGACCGCCGCCGCGAAGTCCGCGATGAACGCGTCGAGGGTGTAGGTTTCGCGCTTCATCTTGGGCATGATGAGGCTCAGCGACTCGAGAACCTTCTTCACCTCGGCAGCCGCAAGCGGGAAGCCGGCCTTCATCACAGGCGTCCACTGCTCGAGCCCGTCCCCGTTGACCACCTTGAGAACCTTGATGTCCATGAGCTCGTCGCGGACCTTCACGTTGTCCCCCGCCCGTGAGAGCAGATAGATTTCGTCGCTTTCCTGGACGCCGCCGGGTATGAGCTTCGCAAGCTCCGCCTCCGCGTTCCCGAAGCGGCTTCCGAAGGCGCGCCATTCCCAGCGCGGCGTGATCTCGGCCATGATCGTTCGTTTCCTTTCCGGCGCAAGGGTACCCTGGAACAGGATTCCGAACAGCTTCTGCCGCAGGTCTTCCAAAGGCATGATGGTGCGTAACAGCGGTGCAACCCCGGAGAGCGTCGCCGCTGCCAGAAAGGGGAGGTCTGATAAATTCCTCAGCCTGGAGATTGCCCATTCCGCGCCGAGGATCCATTCGGATCTTCCTTCGTGCGCCGCGTGGCGCAGGCGATCGGGAACCGGCCGCCCGACTGCCCCTGCAGGGCCCGGCAGGATTTCTGTCAGACTTCCGGAGATCCACGAAGGAGAACCGGATGATCACCGCCATCGCAACGTTCCGTTTGCCGAAGCGCCTGACTGTCGATGAGGCCAGAGCCATCTTCCAGAGCACGGCGCCACGCTACCTGTCGCAGCCCGGGCTGGTCCGCAAGTACTACGTCCTGTCCGAGGACGGCATGACCGCCGGCGGCGTCTATCTCTGGCGGTCCCGGCAGGATGCCGAGGCCCTGTACACCGATGCGTGGCGGGCCTTCGTCACGGAGAAGTATGGTGCGCCCCCGCAGGTCGTGTACATGGAAAGCCCCGTGATCGTCGACAACCCGACGCAGCAGATCCTCGTCGAGTGAACCGGCCGGCGGGAGTCGAGGTGCCCACCGCCTTCCAGGACTGCTATCCGGAGAAATTCAGCCACTGCTACGGTTGCGGAAGGAGCAACCGGCAGGGTCATCACCTCAAGAGCTACTGGGACGGCGACGAGACCCTTGCGCGGTTCACGGTGCGCCCCGAGTTCAGCGGTGGCGTGCCCGGCCATGTCTTCGGGGGCATGGTCGCCTCCCTCCTGGATTGCCACGGAACGGCCTCCGCGGCGGCGTTCGCCTGCCGGGCGGCGGGCCGCGAGATGGGCGACGGGGGCGAGTTCATGCGCTTCGTCACCGCGTCACTGAAGGTGGACTACCTGCGGCCGACGCCAATCGGCGTCGAGCTCGAGATCAGGGGCCGGCTTCTGGGCATCGAGGGACGCAAGGTGCAGGTGTCGCTCTCGCTGGGCGCGGAAGGTCAGGCGTGCGCAAGGGCAGAGATGCTGGCCGTGCAGTTCCGGGAATGACATTCCCGTCCAAGTGAAAGGGGCCAGTTACCGCACGCGCATTACGGGAAATCCCTGGCCGCTGAGTGTCGTGGTCGGATATTGCTTGTGCCGGAACACCTGCTCGGCGAGCGCGGGCACCTTGTCGTCGACGAAATTCACCAGCTCGTGTGTCTTCACGTACCCGTCCTTGTCGCTGTCGGCGGCACCTTTCAGGCCCTCCACCACGACCCAGGTGAACAGCCCGTGGCCCTTGTATCCCTCCACGGCCTGCTGCATGGACGTCGACGCGGAAATGATCGTCGAGCCCACGGCACGCGAAAGGATCTTGAGCGCCGTCTCCTCGTTCATGCCGCGAGTGAGCATGGCCATCTGGATGACCTCGCCCAGCTTGCCGGCATTGCAGGTATCGATCACGACCAGCTTCTTTGTCGCCGGAATGTTCGCAATCAGCAACTTCAGGTCCTCCTGGCTCAAGGCCGTGCGCTTGAGGATGTGGGTGGAGGTGGCGCCCACGTTGGACGTGATCAGGAAGTACTCCCCGTCATCGACCGTGCCGTGCGATGCCACGAAGAAGACGAAAAGGTCGTCGGGTCTGACGCGCCCTGACATATCCTGCAAGGCCTTGCTGATGGCCTCCCGGGTCGTCTGCGAGCGACTCGTCAGCTCCACGATGTTCACGGATTCGAACAGCCCCGGCACCTGCTGCCGCAAGGTCGCGGCCACCAGTTGGGCAT
This window contains:
- a CDS encoding SulP family inorganic anion transporter codes for the protein MNSDLPQPTPAMGAIRFDVVAGLTAAAVVLPKAMAYATVAGLPVSVGLYTSLIPMAIYALLGTSRVLSVSSTTTLAILAGTQLGLAVPDGDPARLVTATATLTALVGAMLLAARLLRLGVVANFISSPVLTGFKAGIGLVIVLDQVPKLLGVHIDKQGFFRDVASVAHHLPQTSPITLAIAVATFAVLIGMERWKPHSPAPLVAVGGAIAASWYFGLHALGVSTVGLIPQGLPPVTLPDLGLIAVLAPGALGIALMSFTETIAAGRAFARPNDPPIDANRELVATGVANLGGAFLGAMPAGGGTSQTAVVRSAGGRSQKASLVTAAAALATMLLLAPILGLLPNATLAAVVIVYSVGLIQPTEFRAIRGVRSMEFRWALVACAGVLVFGTLNGIVVAIIVSMIGLAIQTAHPRVSVIGRKRGADVLRPMSPEHPDDETFEGLLIVRPEGRLFFVNAQYVADRVRELVAQHKPRVLALDMSRVSDLEYSALQMLMEGEQRWAQAGTEVWLAGLNPGVLEVVRHAGLDQKLGHDRLLFNAREVMERYQARGASAEGKTSQES
- a CDS encoding YdhR family protein — its product is MITAIATFRLPKRLTVDEARAIFQSTAPRYLSQPGLVRKYYVLSEDGMTAGGVYLWRSRQDAEALYTDAWRAFVTEKYGAPPQVVYMESPVIVDNPTQQILVE
- a CDS encoding PaaI family thioesterase — protein: MPTAFQDCYPEKFSHCYGCGRSNRQGHHLKSYWDGDETLARFTVRPEFSGGVPGHVFGGMVASLLDCHGTASAAAFACRAAGREMGDGGEFMRFVTASLKVDYLRPTPIGVELEIRGRLLGIEGRKVQVSLSLGAEGQACARAEMLAVQFRE
- the leuD gene encoding 3-isopropylmalate dehydratase small subunit; amino-acid sequence: MDPFTSLTAVAVPLDIVNVDTDRIVPARFLRKPRSAGYENFLFHDLRESEPDFVLDRPGYRDAKILVAAENFGCGSSREAAVWALAGRGLRAWIAPSFGDIFLENSFKNGVLAITLPNERVAAIRALLTANPGVELTIDLPSQTLRLPDGCVVGFEVDPFRKECLLAGVDEIDLTLRYEKEVAAYELRQREETPWLVGTT
- a CDS encoding SgcJ/EcaC family oxidoreductase; this translates as MSNLIRLLALVAVSLAPLAACAGSEEEANALLDRWSAAYSSNDPEAIARTYSPDGILLGTVSPVISIGTEAIKKYFSASKGSGNKNAIQERHTIVLGDDAVLVTGFYEFTGSTDGKAWARPSRYTMLVTKRGGEWLIAHHHSSPHVLPKQ
- a CDS encoding adenylate cyclase gives rise to the protein MAKRARPAKASKRAKAVPVAPGPLTGAQLAEVLRLIKGAGSVEMKLSVPAPRHGATIKSIGLDPVEAQPRQAYFFDTPDLALSKAGVVVRARRTQGGKADTVVKLRPVDTATIDSELRRSAAFKVEVDVMPGGFVCSASYKGVCTGREVLEVIEGGKSLRSLFSKEQRAFYDAHAPKDVTMDELAILGPTFLLKARHQPKDFDGRITVELWFYPDGSRILEISTKSLPENAFQAAAEFRAYLARCGIAIGAAQEPKTRTALEFFTARLKEEQAAG